One Phycisphaerae bacterium genomic window, AACGGCTTGGGCCGGCCCCGAGCCCACTCCGCCGGGTATTCCGCCGCGGTCAGCAGCGACCACGCCGGCAAACAGATGATCGGGTAGTGCGGATTGGCGATCGCAAACTCCGGACGCGGCTTGACCGTCCCATCCGCGCCATACAGGGCGTTGCCGTACGAGCGGTGGAAATCCACCGGCCGCGTCGGATCGAGCGCCTTGACCTGCTCCAATGCCCAGACCACCGTCTCCCAATGGCCGACCGGTTCGTTGCCCGCCGACCACATGATCAGACTCGGATGGTTCCGATCCCGCTGCACCCACTCTCGCAGCACCCGCCCCGCGTTCCGCTTGAACTCCTCGGTCAGCGGATTGTTCGGATGGATCCAGCCGTTCTGAGCCCGAATGAACATCCCCTCCTCGTCCGCCACGTCTAAAAAGACCTTCGACGGCTTGTCGTGCGGACGGATGACGTTCCAGCCGAACGCCTTGTAAAGCCGCAGCAGCGCCCGGACCGCCGGACGGTGCATCTTGATGTAGTCGCGCGAATAGAACGTCGTCGTCTGCTGATGAAAGTGGATGAGCTTCCCGTTGACGCGGAAATCCGCCCCGTCGATCCACGTCTCGACAAATCCGAACCGCTGGCGATGCGAATCGATCCGCTGGCCGTCACGCACGAGCCGCGTCTCCAGAACGTACAGGTACGGATCCTCCGGCATCCACAGGTGCGGATCGGGCCACGAAGCAGCCAGACGCACCACGGTCTCCTCGCCCCGAACGGGCCTCACCGTCTGCGGCCCAAGCGCCAGCGCGACCCTTCCGCCCCGATCGAGCACAACCGCCTCCGCGGTGACAGGAGCGTCCTCGCCGCCGTCGCTGACCACCGTCACATCCACCGCCAGTTCCTTGTTGCGGAAACTCGGCTGGCAGAACACCCGCCGCACCGCGACCACCGGCCGGGCCCGCAAATACAGATCGTCCCAGATGCTCGTGCGAGGACCGTACTCAGCCTCGATGAGCGTCTGGTGCCACGCCTCACCCCAGTGCACCTTGTGGTACCACACCCGAATCAGGATCTCGTTGTCCTGCCCGAACCGGCACGCCTCGGTGGCGTCGAAGGTAAATGCCGTCGTGTCGCCGCGGTGCCAGCCGATGCACTGCCCGTTGACGTAGGCCACGATCTCGTAGCCGGCGGCGGTGAAATCCAACTCGATCCGCCGATCCCGCCACGCCTCGGGGATAAAGACATTCCGCCGACACCAGAACTTCGCCTTCGTCCGATGGTCCGGCGCGTCCGGATGCTCCGGCAGCACCACCGTCCCCCACTCGCCATCCACGCTCGGCTGATCGTCCGTGATCACCTCAGGCTCCGGCGATTGCGGAGTCTCAAACAGATCCGGCCGCGAATACGGATCATACTGTTTGTCGTCGATCCATTGCCGGTCCCACACCCCGTTCAAACAGATCGCATCCCGCTCCGGCGTATCGCACAACGCCTCAACTGGATCGCCCGCCGCGCAGGTCCGAACCACCGTGTGCGGCACCGCGTGCGGCGGTCCGACCACCACCGACAGGTCATCCAGCTTGGCCCAGCCGTACACGCCGGTCGTGCACGTCACCACCAGCGCCACCCGCTCGCCCTTCCGCAGGTCGATCGCCTGAAGCGCCGCCACCTCGCCCACGTCCAGAACATTGACATTGTGCCCGGTGTAGCTGTACAGCACGCTGCCCGCCCCGTCCGCCAGACGAACGAACTTGAGCTGCACCCCCGCCCACGAATCCGCGCTGCACCAGAAACCGATCTTGCCCCGCAAGGCGTAACAATCGGTCCGACCGGCCGTAAACACCAAAGCGCTGGTGCCCGCGTCCGTGTTCGCCCCACGAAGGATCGGCCCGGATCGCAGCGATACGTTGTTCTCGCCCCAGTACCCGCTCTCCGCCTGGCCCGACCACGCAAGCAGTTCATACGTTGACCAGTCCTCAGCCGCCGACCACGCCGTCTGGTACACGCCCCACGAGTGCCCTCGCTCGACCACCACGGGATTGCCCTCGACCGACCCGTCGGCGACGCCCGTCCACCAGCTCAAATGCGACTCGGTTTCGATCTCGACGCCGCGGACCGCGCCAACCAACGCAAAGACCACCGTCAACGCACCAATACCGCCGAGTCGCCGATAGCGCATGAACAAGACTCCTTTGTGCGTCAGGACCTATTGCCCTGGCGGGTAGAAGTAGAGGGTGTAGATCGGACCGCCAAACTCCGAAACGTCACACCACTTGACCGACAGGTCGTTGTAAAGAACGTTGCCGCCCTCGCAATCGAGCGTCGACATCGACGAACCGAGCGGATGATTCGAAGTCAGCCAGGAGGTGTAGTAAAAACTCACGCGGTCGCTCGCGATGAAGGTCCACGGATCCGAGTTCGCGCCGCTGGCCGTCCGGCCGACCATGCTGTGATGCTCGTCGTTCTCCCACGACCAGTCGCTCCACGACCAGACGAAGTAGGAAACCTTGTTGGCCCACCCGGACCCGTCGACCGGCTCGCTTGTCGATTCGATCGGAAAGCTGGGACAGTACATCACCCGGCTGTTCTTGAGGTAGTCGCGAATCAGCCCGGTCCCTTCGGGACGATTGGCCTCCAGTGTCTCCCAGTGCCGCACAATATAGACCAGATACCAGAGCCCCTGCCCGAGGTGAGTGCGAACCCAGCGCTTCGGATACGCCCCGTTGTGATCGTTGCCGTAAATGCTCACCCCAATGCCCATCGTCCGCAGATTGGCCGCGCAGATCGCCCGCCGCGCCTGCTCCCGCGAACGCGCCAACGCCGGCAGCAAAACCGCCACCAGCACCGCGATGATCGCGATCACCACCAGAAGTTCAATCAGCGTAAAACACTTGGATCTCAATGCACGCACGATTTGGTCACCTCTTCCCGGGCTCCGCGCTGGTAAACCCGACGACCAGTTCCCCAACGACCGGAGCGGGAATCTCCGGCAACTTCCCGTCCATCAACTCCACGAGCGCCCGAACCGCCGCGACCGCCACCTGCGGCTCCGGCAGCGACACCGCCGTCGGCGGACGATCCACCAGCTCGAACTCCCAAGCCGACGCAAAATGGCATACCGACAGGTCGCGGGGAACGTTCAAACCGCGCAGCGAAGCGGCCCGCAGCATCCCCTCCTGAAAACCGCGATGATACGCGATCACCGCCGTCACCGGCTCCGACAAATCGAGAATCCGCTCCGCCATCGCCGTCGGCTGCGGCGGCCGAGGTCCTAGATACAGCGCCGACGTGTCCAGCCCACCCGCGACCAACTCGTCGCGGATGCCCGCGAACCGGCCCGTGGCCGAATAGTGCGGTGAACCGTAACCCGCATACGCGATCCGCCGATGGCCCAGGTCGATCAAATGACGGGCCAGCATCCGCCCGTGACGATACTCGTCACACACCACCGAAACCGGACACTCGCCCGGATTGCGATTCATCCACACCACCGGCGCGCCAAGACGCGCCAGGTGGTCGTCCACCTCCTTGGGCGCCAGCCCTCCCGTCGGCAATCCCAGCACCCCGTCAACCGCCGTCTCCGAGAAAAGCCGCGGCGGCTCAATGAACTCGTCACCCGCCTCAGCCAGGTGAAGCGGCTCAAACACCAGCGAATACCCATGCTCCGCCAACTCGTCTGTCGCCGCGTCCAGATACCCGTTGTTCGGCGAATAGACCGAACCCTTCGGGCCGTACTGGACCACGCACGCCGCAATCCGGTTGAACCGACCGCACCGCATCGCC contains:
- a CDS encoding LacI family transcriptional regulator → MKAMNRNRVAELAGVSPITVSRVFRGSGLVAEATRQRVIEAGRRCGYYPHAGARAMRCGRFNRIAACVVQYGPKGSVYSPNNGYLDAATDELAEHGYSLVFEPLHLAEAGDEFIEPPRLFSETAVDGVLGLPTGGLAPKEVDDHLARLGAPVVWMNRNPGECPVSVVCDEYRHGRMLARHLIDLGHRRIAYAGYGSPHYSATGRFAGIRDELVAGGLDTSALYLGPRPPQPTAMAERILDLSEPVTAVIAYHRGFQEGMLRAASLRGLNVPRDLSVCHFASAWEFELVDRPPTAVSLPEPQVAVAAVRALVELMDGKLPEIPAPVVGELVVGFTSAEPGKR
- a CDS encoding type II secretion system protein, whose translation is MRSKCFTLIELLVVIAIIAVLVAVLLPALARSREQARRAICAANLRTMGIGVSIYGNDHNGAYPKRWVRTHLGQGLWYLVYIVRHWETLEANRPEGTGLIRDYLKNSRVMYCPSFPIESTSEPVDGSGWANKVSYFVWSWSDWSWENDEHHSMVGRTASGANSDPWTFIASDRVSFYYTSWLTSNHPLGSSMSTLDCEGGNVLYNDLSVKWCDVSEFGGPIYTLYFYPPGQ